ATTGGCATTAACACTGTAACTCATTATAATCACAGAGGCAGGATAAGAAAACACATCAGCTGTTGCACTGGAACTGCTGCTTGTTAGAGGTATTTCTTCTTAACGGAGATGGGAATTTGTAGCAGAGCCAAAAGTCATTTAATGATACCAAGGATCAGAGCAGATGGTATTACTTCTTCTGGAAAATGTAAAATGAGTCTGTTTAGTATTTCTCAGTTGATTCAAATAATGCAAAAGGCTATACACAGTTTTCAACCTATGTACAAAAAATACAACTACAGTCATTAGTATTAAAGGTAACGTTGCTTAATTCTTGCAGTGTGTATGTCATTGTTTGGGTACAAAATTTGTATGTGCCAAGTTGAGTAAAAGGTAAATACGTTGTGAAAGTAATTGAGTAAAATCTACCAGTTtcaattgtaaaaaaaaaaaaaaggaaccccTTGTATTCTTGGAAATAGTCTTTGTTAAAGTGGTAATGTAGTGTAACACTAAACATAGCTGTTAAGAGTCCTGCTGATCCAAATGACTGTCACCTGGGTTTTTGAGGGTGATCCTTCTTTTGTTACCCACAGCTGTTCTGAATTACTTAAGTGGTAAGTGCTGAGGCATGTTGGAAAGCTTTAAAACAGAGGCATGGAATACAGATTGATGTTGAAGAAAAAGGAGACTGTTGTGAACTGAAAAGAAGGCTATTTCCAGGTGTAAAGATGGATGGATGAACAACTGATACATaagaggtttttgtttttttttttttttttcctgggacgTTGAAGCCTCATAACAAACTGTTTCTTTGTGAAAATTAGACATCGGGTGGCTTTTAGTCCTTTACATCATGGGTAAGTTGAATTATGTTGTTTCTTTATGTAGGTGTAAGGGTACAGAAGCTGCATCTTTTCCAACCTCTATCTAAAAATAGTGCCAAGAAGTTACTAACTTCTGCTGAAGACTCAGACGGgaagcaaagcaaacaagaaacaTTTGCTTACTGTAGTTTCAGAGTTTCAgtcatattttttctgtttgctaaCACCCCAAAGCTATGTGCATTGTACTGATCTGGGAATGTATTAGAACTCTCCTATGAAGGGACATCTGGGTGCATTAATAGTATGACACTTCAGTGTGTGACAGATGTGTGCATGTGAGAGCAGAGAtgctttttttagtttttacacCAGTGTCATGTTTTCATTCCTTCATCTGTTTTGTGGAGGCACATATCTATGTCCTTAAAGAGCTCTGTCATTAGTGGATTAGTATCGTTAGCTAGGAAATGTCCAGGTGGAACTTTTACTTGGAAGTCTTCAAGAGACAGTCTGTAAATAACTGTTTACTAATTGTGTTTGTAATATTCATCAGCTGCTATGTAACAGGCTGAAACTTCATTTATAAAACTAAAAGGGTAGAAGAGCAGTGTAGTGTGTATTGGATGCTTTTCATCATGCTTTTCTGCTTGCATACTATGGGACAATGCAGAAAAGTAGAATTTAGAGTtctgaatttgtttaaaattttctGCAACTTCCAAAAGACTTGTGGCAGAATCCCTTTCCAACTAGTACTTCACAGCTTTTAAGAAACTGTAGTATTTGCTTTGCAGTGACAGCAGCATCTCCCAAAGTCTGTATCAACAAACTCTGGCAGCTGTATTAACACCAGAGGTGCCTGCTGCAGCGGTACTGTCTTGCTTGGCCAGAGGTCCATTTAGAAGTTCAGACTCATGTAGTTTTGAAGGGGCATCTGGAAGGCCAActgcctgctcaaagcagggtaaGGTCTCATGGTTTGCTCAGGACTTTGTCTAGGTAAGCTGGACACAGTctttctgggtaacctgttccagtctTAAACTACCCTCACGGTGGAGAAGAGCTAGTTGGAATTTCTCTTGCAGTTTGTGACCATTGGCTCTTGACCTGCTGCGTGCTGTTGACAGGAGTCTGACTTTGCCTCTTCTGTACCTTCTTACTCTGTAGCTGGAGGCAGTAGCAGTACCTCCCCACCCCTTGCCATGGCCACCTTCCCTTTCCCCACCACTCTCTGGAAGGCTGAACTCAGTTCTCAGTTTCTCAGACATCTTGTACTCCACTTCCCTGTCCATCTCTTCGGGTTCTCACAGGACTTGCTCCAGTGTGTCAGTTTGTTTTGTACTGGGGAACTCAACATTAGACTCAGATGTAGCCTTGAGCACAGAACAGAGGTGAAGAATCTCTCCCCTTGAACTCGTGGCTAGTACAGCTCAGTGTACAGTTGGCCACCTTTGTCAGAAGGGCTGAATCCTGTTCCATTTGCTGTGCAACAGCATTCCCAGGTCCTTTCctgtaaagctgctttccatctaGTTGGCTCCAGCCTGCCTGTTGTGTGGGGGGATTGTTTCAGGTGCAGGATGGTGCATTTGCTTTGATTAAACTTCATGAGATTTCTGTGAGCCCACTTGTCTGGTTTGTCGAGCGCCCTCAGAATAGCATTCCCTATTCTCACGCATATTGActgtttctccttcctctccaaaTTAGTATTGTTGGAAAATTGCTGAGCGTGGACTCCACATAATAAAGGTCACTAATACAGTAGTTAACCAATTCTAGCCCCTAAAGAACTCTTCTCTTAACTGGTTACCAGTTAGATTTTGTATCACCGATGACCACTCTTTGAGCTTGGCAGGCCAGCCCGTTTTCCACTCATCTTGCAGTCCAAGTATTTACTCCATATTTCACTGATTTGGGTACAAGGACATTTCTGGTATGTTCCTTGTCTAAATTCCTGCTGTAAAGTAATCTTTCAAAGTTAATGCAGTGTTTTATAGGTGGCCCATCATCACATGGCTCCTTTAGAATAAGCTGAGTTATTGCACAGATCATACACAGTATAGTTACTCCCACATTAAGAATGATGAGAACTCGGTTTCAAGACAAGTTACTGAAAGCTTTCTGTTTCATGtaagtttttttcacttttgagtGAGACAACAAAAGCTCTAAGAGATCATCATTTATGCCCCAGTGTGGTTTGAATCAAGAGCTGTGAATCTGGCTTCCAGTTGATAAAATCCCTGACTACAAACACCTTTTCAAAGTAAGTTTGTGTGAATAAAGGTGGAAAACCGAGTACTTAAGACTCTAGCCTTGTATTCAAGAGACACTGCTCCACTGTGACTTAATGCGGTTCCTCCCACATCACTCAAATACTGATTCTTGCCCATGAAAACTCCCCTTCCATTGGTGTAATTCATACCGCATGCATTTGGGAACCTCGGCCTTCATTCAGTACTAAGTATGAAATTATGTCTCCTTGGAtagtgggaaggaaaaaacccaacatactAACAATAGTAATGCTAGGCAGGTTTATCTTTTCAAGGATGTGAGCCAATCTTCATGAAAACTCATGTCTTcaagttgtgtttaaaaaaaaaaaaatagacattaaGGGGAGATTTTATTATAAGGGAGGAGGGGAAACCAACCTAAAGCATTTCTAAAGCATGTGATGTCATTAGATACAGCTTTTAAATACATGTCAAATACCACAAAAGTATGTGAATAGGTATTTGTTACTCAAGAGTTAACTCACATGTACATCAGGTCTCCTATGATAAGCAAAAGACCTTTTTCTACTCTTATGCTTTTCTTCAGACTtttgatccccccccccccccttgtggCATTCTCACTGTTATTTGTCCCTGCTTTCCAAATCTAGATGTAGCAACTGCAGCTTTTGGAAAAAGTGAATGGCTGCTAGACATCATTCAGTATAAGAGTGACTCTTTCTGTAGAGACTGATCATCATCTTCGCATTCATTGTATTTCTACCTACCTGTGAACTAAGTTACATTCTCACACAAACAATAGGAAATATGGACTATAAAATACTGATCAAGCCATTCTGAGTTACCATCAGCAACTATGATGAATACTGTCAGAGGTTTCTAAGGTTAATTGCGATGGTAAGCTCTATCAGATAGATGAAAAGTTGCCTCATTCTCGCTGAGGAGAGTTCATACTGACATGTTCCCAAACTTAAACAAATTATTATTGTTAGCATCTGATCCTAGTTAAAGGACTCATTTGATTATTTCAAAGGCTAAGTAATTAAAGctatcataagaaaaaaatatttttaagagaatgATACTGGAGAGAGAAAGGGTTTGCTGTCTTCTCATTTGAGTTATGCAGCCATGCACTGTAACCAGTATTTGCTGTTAGATGTACAAAAGCCTGTGGTTCTAAAACAGTAGCTTCACCTTCCGTTTCAACGACAAAAACTAAGTCAGAAGTCAGGTCAAGCACTACTTCATTTCAGACTTGATGGTGGATTTGAACGGTTTAAACGTTACAAGCTATGCTTCGGAGCCCAAATAGGTATGCTTAAACATGAGTACAGACAAAATTTTGTGGTGAATACTGTTAGCATGCTGTATTGCATTATGTCCAAAACAACCCATTCCCAAATGCCCAAATAAAAGTAAATGATTGTGCATTGCATGATGATACCATTAGGTGTGCAACTTTGGTTCatgcaaagtctcattttatggACACGCTGCTGATAGTCCATATATTCCTGAAGATTCTGCATATGTGAGCTTTTCAGCCATGTTCTTTCCATAACACCATATGGATACTATGGTCTGGCATACTGGTGGCAAAAACCAAGCCCATATCATTTTGGCCATTTAGTCCGTTTAACCAAGACATTTCACCAGCCAAAAAGCTTGAACCTCTCTTTGACTTTCTGTACTCTGGTAGAGGCCAACGGCTTATCAGTTTTTCTGTCCTCAAGTCCATTATATACAGGTATCTGTTATCAAACAGTAGAGCAAATATCTCTCCAAAGCCCAGCAAGGACACATTTGAGAAGTCAGGAGGTTTGATAACCCTAGAAGACAAGACAACATTGTTAGAAACAGTGTAATGATATAGTCATGAACCTGCATTACTAAAACAAATCCATATGTGTCTGTAGAAAATAAGTGTCTAAACTCGTAATTCTGGAAGGACTTAGAACTGGAtacaaatttttcaaattaagCAACTGAACCCTTAGCTGTAGTCAGGCCTGCAGTTTCAGTTCTGGCTTTGTGTATTCAGGATGGACCCTTCTGAATGTGAGTAAAGGTTAGGATTTGAAAGGGATTCTGcacagcacaaggaaaaaaaaaggtcttgtttCCAGATATGCACAAAAGAGCAAATGTACTTGTGCTTTACAGTAAGTTTTCATAGGGATTTCATGCCTCTATCTTTAAATTAAGAGGTAGAACCTCTTATTATTCTTTTCACCACTTTTAAAAgccagaaataaaacagaaatgccTTCTTGTGGTAAGAAGATAAATCATTCAAGATTGGTCCTTAACAGAATGCTGTTCTACTGATGCTTAGCCTAAGTTAAACATTTTCACCTCagggagaaataaaaagtatttgttaGTTCCCCTACACCTTTAAGGATATTTTTGCCTTAATAAATAAAACTTGGAATAGAAACTGAAGAGAGTAAGTGTTCCACAACTGACTGAGCATTTGATCATAGCATTACATAAAGCACAGAACTGAGGCACAAAAATGTATGGAGATGAAAATCCATTCTCAGCAGTAAGAgaacatcttttccttttgaaagatgggAGGGTAAACTAAGAGGTGAAGTTACTCAGTTATTCTTGCTGATAAGCACTTCTTTTGGAGTAATCTTCCTATGGTAGATACTCTACAACTAGTTGGGCCATTTCAGTTAAGTGTCTGCTAACAGttctaaaatgcaattttttctttaataagttaCAATCATTGATGCCACCATTTCTAACAGATACAGCCTTGTTCTTTTTATGGAAACAGAATGCCATACTGTTTGATCCCCTACTGCAGTCTGATAGATTTTACTATCATTCCACAGCATTATAGAGCATGACAGATCAGTAGTGCtataaggaaaaagtattttaattcgTTGTCCCATCAAAGGACCCCCAGAAATGGCCACCTGGTTCTCTGTAGAGCAGTCTCCATGGCAACATTAACTTCCAGCCACTACAGTTTCACATTAACTACTACAACACTGCAGTCTGATGTAAGTCTATATGGAAACTCTCCAGCTTATGgaatgaaaatatgaaagaagACTAGCCTGTGGCCAGAAACCAAAACAGCAATCAAATGATTTGTATTAATAGATGATAAATTATAATTAAACCTGGCAATATGCGTAAAGTAAGTTAGTTTACAGAATTTTTATCAAGATTCTTTTTGTCTACATCTAAAGGAAGTTATTAAAACTAGTATGTTCTACTTCTTACTTATTTAAAGAAGACTTAAACTGAAAGATTTACCTGAGAATATCATAGCTGGCAAAGTCCCACTGGTATAATCCTAGTGCTGAACTGCACACTATGTATTTACCATCAAAGTGCAGTCTGGGCTGTAGGGAGATGCTGCGATCTTCAGAAACCGACAGTGTTTTTAAGCACTTGCAGTTTATTTCCCTTCCAATAGGCCAAATCTACAATTAAAACACAGTTTAAGACCATAAAACATTCACATTATAAACTGTTGCACAAATAGAGCAAGCTTCACAGTCTCTCTTTAAGCATCAGGTAATGTGTGCATggtttttcagaaatatttatctcCTTTAGGTAGGAACATCAATTCTGTAAGTGATTTGTCTTATAGTATTGTTTCTAGCCtaaaaaatcacagtgaaaattGAATGCtttaaagaacaacaacaaaaaaacagattGGACAGAAATGTGTAAGTGTTTCAGGCACTTCCATAGCCACAAACTATTTACAGCACTCTCCAACCCAAAAGTCCCCAACAGTAACAGTACTTGCAGTTAAGTGCTTCGCTGTCAAGTTAGCACGTTAGGCATGCACTGAAAGcacttatttttttccattaccaTTCATGCAGAGCTACTATTTAAACATGAAGGAAAGCATTGAAAAATTAGCTTCCAAAGAGCTGCATGTCTTGTATGCAACAAGCAGGGAATATGGGAGAAGATAAAGTTATATTATTTGTAAACTTCAGAAAAGCACTCAAGCATTTTATTTCCCTGGGCATTGAAATGATATATGTATGATATATGGTACATACCTTGATTTCATACTTATCTGCGCTTAGAAGAATATAATCCCCAGGACTATGCATAAGAGATTTGACTTTGCACTTCTGCAAAACTACCTGTAATTGAAGGATGTAATGATTTATGTTGATGCTGTTAAATAACCAAAGTTtcatctgcatttttcatttcattgacAACCTGTATTAATAAGCAAATATATGTACTTCACTTCTACAATCACCTCCCGACCTTCCAAGTTCTGAAAtactcagaagaaaaatactgttcctTGATTTCAGAACACTTTTCATGCTCAAATTTTGGTTATCAAGATCATTAgtttttctgtataatttttaaagtagGTTTCTTTCAGAACCATTGTTTTTATTCAGTCTTTGAATCAGACACTGATTCCTAATATTATTCCAGCTGCTTTGGATTAGAAATATCTTCAATGGTCTAAAAGGTTTAATTATAGCTtcttcaagtatttttttctgctgaaatgttattttgcagtatttcctgatgttctcCAGATTCTACACCTAGGTGCAGGGTTAAGATTAGGAAATAGGCATTTAGAACACATTACAAAGTTATTGCAAGTGTTTTGCaagattaattaaaaatcagtgttcCCACCTTGGTGACCCATTCTGTGTGTCCAGTAAGGGTATTCAGGCACGTTCCTGTTGATAAGGCCCATACTTTCACAGTGAAGTCTGCAGAGCCACTGACCAGAATATCAAGGTCATCATTGTAATCCACACTAAAAACTACAAGCAAAGAGGGTACTAAATCAGGAATATACCAGTTTCTATGCACGCATTTTTCTGTAAGTGAGACACTAACTACTAGTAGCCTCTATATGAATTTAGTAGCCTTTAAATTCAAATGCTACTAGAGCTTTAACTGTTGTTCTTGAACTGTGTATGTGAATTGTTGCTCTGGATTCCTAGGTTTACATTccaaaattacttatttttgtcCAAATTAAGAGCATGTACATCAGTGGTTCCTTTATGGCTGGATTATGGCAAAGCGTAACTTAAGCTAGTTCCTATTTTAAGAGTTCTATTAAGTCAATTCCAGCAGAATAAGTACATTTGATATATCTCATTACTCATAGGGGAACAGACCTACAGCTGAGTTGAGGATATTCTGCAGTAGAGGACAGAGAAGTTAATTACGAGGGAAATGC
This is a stretch of genomic DNA from Strix uralensis isolate ZFMK-TIS-50842 chromosome 21, bStrUra1, whole genome shotgun sequence. It encodes these proteins:
- the FBXW2 gene encoding F-box/WD repeat-containing protein 2 isoform X2; its protein translation is MEKKDFEAWLDNISITFLSLTDLQKNETLDHLISLSGAVQLRHLSNNLEILLKRDFLKLLPLELSFYLLKWLDPQTLLTCCLVSKQWNKVISACTEVWQTACKNLGWQIDDSVQDPLHWKKVYLKAILRMKQLKDHEAFETSSLIGHSARVYALYYKDGLLCTGSDDLSAKLWDVSTGQCIYGIQTHTCAAVKFDEQKLVTGSFDNTVACWEWSSGSKTQHFRGHTGAVPSLLVVFSVDYNDDLDILVSGSADFTVKVWALSTGTCLNTLTGHTEWVTKVVLQKCKVKSLMHSPGDYILLSADKYEIKIWPIGREINCKCLKTLSVSEDRSISLQPRLHFDGKYIVCSSALGLYQWDFASYDILRVIKPPDFSNVSLLGFGEIFALLFDNRYLYIMDLRTEKLISRWPLPEYRKSKRGSSFLAGEMSWLNGLNGQNDMGLVFATSMPDHSIHMVLWKEHG